The DNA segment TTGGCTGTGGCGTCTAGACTGTAGCCGCACGGGAAGCCGGATAACCATCAAACAGATACCGGAACAAAGAATATGAAGGTTTTGGTCGCCGTCAAACGGGTGGTCGACTACAACGTCAAAATCCGCGTCAAAACGGATGGGACGGGTGTCGAAACCCAGGGCGTGAAAATGTCCATGAACCCCTTTGACGAAATCGCCGTCGAAGAGGCCGTACGCTTGAAAGAAGCCGGCGCGGCTGAGGAAATTGTCGTCGTGTCCTTGGGCGTCGCCCAAGCTCAAGAAACCATCCGCACCGCCCTCGCCATGGGTGCGGACCGCGGCATCCACGTCGAAACCGACGCAGTTTTGGAGCCGCTGGCGGTCGCCAAGCTGCTCAAAGCCATCGTCGAGCGGGAAAAACCAGATCTGGTGGTGCTCGGCAAACAGGCCATCGACGACGACAGCAATCAGACCGGCCAGATGCTCGCCGCCTTGTTGGGCTGGCCGCAAGGCACCTTCGCATCCAAGCTGGCGATTGCAGAGGGTAAAGCCACCGTCACCCGCGAAGTCGATGGCGGCCTGGAAACGCTCAGCCTCGCCATCCCCGCAGTGGTGACCACCGATCTTCGTTTGAACGAGCCGCGCTATGCGTCGCTGCCCAACATCATGAAGGCGAAGAAAAAAACCATCGACAAGCTCACCACCGATGAGCTCGGCGTCGATGTGAGCGCACGCCTGCACATCGTCAGCGTCGAAGAACCCGCCACCCGCCAAGCCGGCGTCAAGGTCGCAGACGTGGCCGAATTGGTGGAAAAACTCAAGACCGAGGCAAAGGTGATCTGATGAGCGTCCTGGTTCTTGCCGAACACGACAACAGCGAACTGAAACCGCAAACCCTCAACGCCGTCGCGGCCGCCAAGCAACTGTGCGCTGCCGCCGGGGGCGATGTCGCCGTGCTGGTGGTTGGCGCCGACTGCGCCGGCGTTAGTGATGCCGCCGCCAAAATCGACGGCGTCGCCAAGGTGCTGGTCGCCGACGCGCCCGCGTTGCAAAACGCGCTGGCTGAAAACGTGGCTCCGATCCTGGTTCAGCTTGCGGGTGATTACAGCGCCTTGATGGCCGCGGCCACCACCACCGGCAAAAACATCATGCCGCGCGCCGCCGCCTTGTTGGACGTGCAGCAAATTTCCGACATCTCGGCGGTGATCGATGCCGACACCTTTAAGCGCCCCATCTATGCCGGCAATGCCATCGCCACGGTCAAAAGCAGCGATGCGGTGAAAGTCATCACCGTGCGCACCACGGCGTTCGAAGCCGCCAGCGCCGAAGGCGGCACCGCTGCAGTCGATACCATCACTGCAGTTGATGGCCCTGGCACGTCGTCCTTTGTCGGCGCTGAACTGACCAAGTCGGAACGCCCCGAACTGACCGCCGCATCCGTGATTATTTCCGGTGGCCGTGGCATGGCCTCGGGCGAGAATTTCCATTTGTTGGAAGCGGTCGCGGACAAACTGGGCGCCGCCGTCGGCGCATCGCGCGCGGCCGTGGATGCGGGCTTTGCCCCCAACGACTATCAAGTCGGCCAAACCGGCAAGGTTGTTGCCCCGGAACTTTACATCGCGGTCGGCATTTCCGGCGCCATTCAACATCTGGCCGGCATGAAAGACAGCAAAGTCATCGTCGCCATCAACAAAGACGAAGAAGCGCCAATCTTCCAAGTCGCCGATTACGGCTTGGTCGGGGATCTGTTCGACGTGTTGCCGGAACTCGCACAAAAACTATAACAGCGTTCGACGCCACGCCAAATTCGGGCTAAAAAGTTGGCTTCGCGGTTTCAAATCACCGTGGTGGGCCATTGCAAGGGAACGAGGAATATTATGTCTGTGGAAAACATCAAGAAGATCGGCGTGATCGGTGCGGGCCAAATGGGGCGCGGCATCGCCCATGTTTCGGCGCTCGCGGGATACGACGTCCATCTGCTGGATAGCAACGCGGATGCCTTGGCCGTGGCGCTCGATACCATCAAATCCTACATGGACCGCCAAGTCGAAAAAGGCAAAGCCGAACAGGCCGACGTCGATGCCGCGCTGCCGCGCATCTCGATCGGCAGCGAAATGAGCGCGTTCTCCGACGCCGATCTGGTGATCGAAGCGGCGACCGAGGACGAAGAGGTCAAAAAGGCCATCCTCCAAGATCTCTGCCCGGTCTTGAAACCCGAAGCGATCATCGCGTCCAACACCTCATCCATTTCCATCACCCGCCTGGCGGCCAAGACCGACCGCCCCGGGCAATTCGTCGGCATGCATTTCATGAACCCGGTTCCGGCGATGGAGCTGGTGGAAATGATCCGCGGCATCGCCACCAACGAAGAAACCTTCAAGACGGTTTCCGCCTTAGCGGTGAAGATGGGCAAGACACCCGTTCCGGCCGAAGATTTCCCGGCCTTCATCGTCAACCGCATGCTGATGCCGATGATCAACGAAGCCGTCTACACCCTGTACGAAGGGGTCGGCACCGTGGCCGCCATCGACAATGCCATGCGCATGGGCGCGCACCATCCGATGGGCCCGTTGCAGCTGGCCGACTTCATCGGTTTGGACACCTGCCTGGCGGTGATGAACGTGCTGCACGACGGCTTGGCCGATTCCAAGTACCGCCCCTGCCCGTTGCTGGTGAAATACGTCGAAGCCGGGTGGCTGGGTAAAAAGACCGGCAAAGGCTTCTACGACTATTCCGGCGATGAGCCTGTGCCGACGCGTTAAGTGCGTTCAGGAAGAAATGAAAAGGGCGTGAGACCGGTTCGGTCTCGCGCCCTTTTTTTTGGCGATACGCAAAGACCGACTACAGGCTGTTGTAGACAAACGTGATCCACGTTTCCGTCGACACGAACGACCATGACCACGACGCCCACTGCATGTCGAGGCCCTGCTTTTTTACATCGTCCAAGCTCAGCCCCGCTTGCTTTGCCGTCGCCACCGCTTTGGTGGTGGATTTCAGCATGCCCAAGTAGGCCTTAACCTCTTTCATATCCGAGACCGGGCCGTGACCGGGAATGACCTTGGTGTCGGCCGGGTACTGTTCGAGCACGGCCTCGATGCTCGCGATCATGCCTTGCACACTGCCGCCGTGCTCCAGATCAATCACCGGGAACATGCCGTTGAAATACAGATCGCCCAAATGCAGCACTTTAGAGTCCTTGAAGTACGCAACAATGTCACCCGAGGTGTGACTTTTGGGGAAATGGGTCAGCTCGATCTCTTCACCATTGAAGAACACCGATGCTTTTTGCGTAAACGTTACATCCGGCAAACCGGCGCGGCTTTTGGCGGGAAAATGCATCGCAAACATCTTGAATTCTTGCGGCTCAGCCAACAACGGCCGCACGGTTTCGTGTGCGATCACCACCGGCGCACCGCCAAAGTGTTCGTTATTGCCGACGTGATCGAAGTGCCAATGAGTGTTGATCAGGTATTTGAGTTCACCGCATTCGGCACAGGTTTTCATGGTGCTCAGCACATCTTCCAGCTTGTGCTCGAAACCGGGCAGCAAATCATCGACGATCAACAGTCCGTCCGGCCCCGCCGACACCCCGACATTGCCGCCTGCAAATCCGTTCAGCCCCATCACCACCGAAACGTTGCCGCCAACGCTGATCGGACCGATCGCGATGTTCGGGCCCGGCGTATGGCTATGGTCCGGGTGATCGGGCTGCACCGGCGCGGGCCCCGCGCCCGCCAGCGCCGCAACGCTCAGCGTGGACGCCAGCAGTGCAGTACACATCCCGGCGACTATTTTCTGAACAATCATGGTGTGTTCTCCTGTCAACACCATCCCGTATTGGGATGCCTGAGAACACCATATATATTCCATAAACACATTTAAATTGCCAAATAGTCATGATACTTTTTCCAATATGGAAATATTATAATCTTAAGGAAACCGAATGGACACCCTCACGTGTATGCACACCTTCGTTCGGGTGGTGGAAACGCAAAGTTTCACCAAGGCCGCCCATGAGATCGCAATCTCGCCGTCTCTGGCCAGCAAGCAGATTTCCTGGCTGGAAGGACGTTTGGGCGCCAAATTACTGAGCCGTTCGACGCGCCGCCTCAGCCTCACCGAGACAGGTGAAGCGTATTACACCCAAAGCCTCAAGGTTCTTGCCGAAGCCGATGTCGCAACCAACATCGTTTCCGAACTGCATGGCGAACCCAAGGGAACGTTGCGCATCACCTGCCCCTCGGGCCTCGGCGCGACGGTCCTTAATCAGGCTTTTGCACAATTCTCCCTTCAGTATCCCGCGATCACGCTGGAAACGCGTCTTACGGACGAAAACGTCGATTTCACCGAAGGGCGCATCGACTTCGCCCTGCGACTGGCGCCGTCGTTGCCCGATTCCAGTTTGGTGGCGAGCGAGATCGCCCGCATCAAATTGAATGTCTGCGCCGCACCGTCGTATCTGGCGCGACACGGCACGCCACAAACGCCTCAAGACCTGAAGCATCACAACTGCCTGCGCTATGTCCACACACGGATCGGTTCAGACATCTGGAACTTGAACAATGCGGCGGGCAGCCACTCCATCGCGGTCAGTGGCAACTACCGCGCCAACAACCCGAACTTTATGAAAGAAGCCGTCGCCCAGGGTGTCGGCATCGCGATTTTGCCGTCCTACATTCACGCCTGTGAACGCGAGAAAGACCGCATCACCGTGCTATTGAACGAATATGAACTCGACGAACTGAAGCTCTATCTGATCCGCGAACAGCGCGAATATATGCCGCTGAAAATGAAATTGTTTTCGTCGTTTATCAAGGATTGGGTGCGCGCC comes from the Magnetovibrio sp. genome and includes:
- a CDS encoding 3-hydroxybutyryl-CoA dehydrogenase → MSVENIKKIGVIGAGQMGRGIAHVSALAGYDVHLLDSNADALAVALDTIKSYMDRQVEKGKAEQADVDAALPRISIGSEMSAFSDADLVIEAATEDEEVKKAILQDLCPVLKPEAIIASNTSSISITRLAAKTDRPGQFVGMHFMNPVPAMELVEMIRGIATNEETFKTVSALAVKMGKTPVPAEDFPAFIVNRMLMPMINEAVYTLYEGVGTVAAIDNAMRMGAHHPMGPLQLADFIGLDTCLAVMNVLHDGLADSKYRPCPLLVKYVEAGWLGKKTGKGFYDYSGDEPVPTR
- a CDS encoding MBL fold metallo-hydrolase; the encoded protein is MIVQKIVAGMCTALLASTLSVAALAGAGPAPVQPDHPDHSHTPGPNIAIGPISVGGNVSVVMGLNGFAGGNVGVSAGPDGLLIVDDLLPGFEHKLEDVLSTMKTCAECGELKYLINTHWHFDHVGNNEHFGGAPVVIAHETVRPLLAEPQEFKMFAMHFPAKSRAGLPDVTFTQKASVFFNGEEIELTHFPKSHTSGDIVAYFKDSKVLHLGDLYFNGMFPVIDLEHGGSVQGMIASIEAVLEQYPADTKVIPGHGPVSDMKEVKAYLGMLKSTTKAVATAKQAGLSLDDVKKQGLDMQWASWSWSFVSTETWITFVYNSL
- a CDS encoding electron transfer flavoprotein subunit alpha/FixB family protein — protein: MSVLVLAEHDNSELKPQTLNAVAAAKQLCAAAGGDVAVLVVGADCAGVSDAAAKIDGVAKVLVADAPALQNALAENVAPILVQLAGDYSALMAAATTTGKNIMPRAAALLDVQQISDISAVIDADTFKRPIYAGNAIATVKSSDAVKVITVRTTAFEAASAEGGTAAVDTITAVDGPGTSSFVGAELTKSERPELTAASVIISGGRGMASGENFHLLEAVADKLGAAVGASRAAVDAGFAPNDYQVGQTGKVVAPELYIAVGISGAIQHLAGMKDSKVIVAINKDEEAPIFQVADYGLVGDLFDVLPELAQKL
- a CDS encoding LysR family transcriptional regulator, whose product is MDTLTCMHTFVRVVETQSFTKAAHEIAISPSLASKQISWLEGRLGAKLLSRSTRRLSLTETGEAYYTQSLKVLAEADVATNIVSELHGEPKGTLRITCPSGLGATVLNQAFAQFSLQYPAITLETRLTDENVDFTEGRIDFALRLAPSLPDSSLVASEIARIKLNVCAAPSYLARHGTPQTPQDLKHHNCLRYVHTRIGSDIWNLNNAAGSHSIAVSGNYRANNPNFMKEAVAQGVGIAILPSYIHACEREKDRITVLLNEYELDELKLYLIREQREYMPLKMKLFSSFIKDWVRAFMAQCR
- a CDS encoding electron transfer flavoprotein subunit beta/FixA family protein; translation: MKVLVAVKRVVDYNVKIRVKTDGTGVETQGVKMSMNPFDEIAVEEAVRLKEAGAAEEIVVVSLGVAQAQETIRTALAMGADRGIHVETDAVLEPLAVAKLLKAIVEREKPDLVVLGKQAIDDDSNQTGQMLAALLGWPQGTFASKLAIAEGKATVTREVDGGLETLSLAIPAVVTTDLRLNEPRYASLPNIMKAKKKTIDKLTTDELGVDVSARLHIVSVEEPATRQAGVKVADVAELVEKLKTEAKVI